One Gemmatimonadales bacterium genomic window, TGCTCGCCGGGCTCACGCTCCTCGAGTATCAGCCGGGCGCCGACACCCAGGACATCTGGGCCGCCCGGGTTCCGGGAGCGCCGGCGTGACCGGTCGCGCCGTCCCAATCCTCATGTACCACCTGGTGACGCCGTCGCCCGCGACCCCGTTCCGCAAGTACGCGGTGACGCCCCGCGCCTTCGCGGCGCAGATGCGGTGGCTCGCGGCGACGGGGCATCGCGCCATTCTGCCCGACGCGCTGGTCGCGGCGCGCGAGGGGCGCGCGGAGTTGCCCCGCCACCCGGTGATGATCACGTTCGACGACGGTTTCCGCGATTGCATCGATCACGCCCTGCCCGCGCTCAGGGCGCGAGGCTTCACCGCGGTGTTTTACCTCGTGGCCGGTTTCGTCGGCGGCAGGAGCGAATGGCTGGTGGCGGAGAAAGGGGTCGAGTACCCGCTCTTCGGCTGGGATGCGGCGCGCGCGCTCGAGCGCCAGGGTTTTGCCTGCGAGGCGCACAGCCTCACCCACCACCGGCTCACGACGCTCGGAGCCGACGCATGCCGGCACGAGCTGGTCGAGTCGCGCCGCGTGCTCGAGCGGGAGCTGGGCCGCGAGGTGCGGCACCTCGCGTATCCGTTTGGCATCTACGACGAGCGCGTGCGGGCCACCGCCGTCGAGGCGGGCTACCGTTCCGCCTGCTCGGTGCGGGCCGGCATCTCGGACGCGGCGGACGATCGGTTCGCCTTGCACCGGGTGCCCGTGAGCGGGCACGATTCGTTGCTTGACTTCGTCTGCCGGCTCCGCACCGCGCGCAACTGGGGCGAGACGGTGCGCCGCGCCACTCGCAGGTTCGGACGGCGCGCGGACGAATCCGCCGCCGTCAGCGATCTCGTCCCGTGAGCGCGCCGGTGAGTCGGCGGATAAGCGACGGGCCCGGGCCCATGTGCGGCGGCCGCAGGCCGCCACGGGTGGGACGCTCGGGCCACTCCTCGAGCGGCATCGCATTGACCCGCGGCATGACGTTGAGCTCGACCGGCGTGCCGCGGAGCGCGAGCAACGTGAGCCGGTCGGACGGCTTGGCGGGCTCGGCCGGCATCTGGCACTCGTACACCGACGTGAACCCATGATGCGAAAGCAGATTGAAGAGCGACGCGCGGGTCGGCTTGAAGCTCGTCGGGTTGTCGAGCGAGAGCCACGGCTTGCGGAGCCGCTCGGCCTCGTTGGCATCGGCGCGGTGCTCGGTCCACGATTCGCCACAGTACGTCCTGCCGCCGAACTCGCGGCGCTCTCGGGGTGTCATGCTTACGTGCGTGTCGAACACCGCGAACCCGTCGCACACCTCGCCGATCCGCCGCACGAACTCGAACACGTCCGGCGCGTCGAGGTGATAGAGAATGCCGAGGCAGAGGACGACGTCGAACCGTCCGTGCCGCGCCGCGGAGAGGCCGCGCACGTCTTCCTGCCGGAAGTCGGCGCGATCCGCGCCCAGCGCCTCCCGCGCGAAGCGGGCCTTCTCGATGTTCATCTCGCGGCCCTCGAGCGCCACCACTTGGGCCCCGCGCCGCGCGAGCTCGAGCGCGTACTGTCCCTCGAGGCAGGCGAGGTCGAGTGCTCTGAGCTCGGGCCACGGCCGGCGCATGTTGTCGCTCACGATCTGCATCACCCGCCTGAGTTTGAGGCTGTCGTACGTCGGCTCGGGACCGATGGTCCAGGTGTGCTCGTCGAGTTGGATGTTGTGGGCGGTCCACGGGCCGTGGTGCTCGACGATGGCGCGCATCCGCTCAGCTATGGGGGACGTCATCGCGTCCATTACCGGTCTCCTTGCGCGAGTGATCTGTGCCCGGCTTCCTGACCTCGCTCGAGGCGGCGCTCGGCGGGCCTGACGCCGCATGGCGCCGCCGGCTCCGGCGGCTTGGACGCCCAGCGTGGCTCGCGCCGTTCCGCACGCGGCCGGCGAGCGACGTGTGGGGACTCGATCGCGGCATGCCGATCGATCGCTTCTACATCGAGCGATTCCTGGCCGAGCACCGCGGCGACATCCGCGGCCGCGTTGTCGAGATGCAGGACCGGCGGTACACCGACCGCTTCGGGACCGGCGTCGAGCGCGCTGACGTGCTTGATATAAGCCCGAACAATCCGCTCGCCACCATCGTCGCCGATCTCACCGCGGCGCACGCCGTGCCCGGTGACGCCTTCGATTGCTTCGTCCTCACCCAGACGCTGCAGTTCATCTACGATGTGCACGCCGCCGTGCGCGAGGTGCATCGCCTGCTCACGCCCGGCGGCGTGGTGCTCGCGACGGTGCCGGCGGTGAGCCGCCTCGCGCCGGTATACGGGCTCGAGCGCGACTACTGGCGCTTTACACCGGCCGGGTGCCGAGCGCTCTTCGGCGAGGCGTTCGGGACGGACGCCGTGACGGTGTGCGGCGCGGGCAACGTCCGCGCCGCCTCGGCGTTTCTCGCCGGGCTCGCCGTGGAAGACCTCTCGCGCGCCACGCTCGATGCGCAGGACGACGCCTTTCCGCTCATCGTGACCGTGCGCGCCGTGAAGCGCGCGGATACCCGGAACGTTACGGCTCCCGCGTGAAGCGCCGGAGCCGAATGGCCCGCGCAATCGGCGCGAGCCTCGGATGGCGCAGCGCCCATCGTTCGCGCCGCACCGCCCGCGCGAGCGCGCGCTCGCCGGGGTGCCGTTCGGACAAGTAGGCGTCGAGCCACTCGAGATAGCGCGCGCGCTCGGCCGGAGCGCGCCCCGTGGCGCGGGCGGTTGAGTAGCACGAGTCGGCGTGGCGCCGGTAGCGGCTGGTGCAGGCATCGGCGACCACGACCGGTCCCGTGAGCAAGAGCTTGGCGTAGAGCGCCTGGTCGTCGTACATGCCCGGGAACTCGGCTTCGAAACCGCCGGCCGCGTCGATGGCGGCTCGCCGCGCCACCACACTGCACGTGCAGGGCGACGGCGCGTCGCGCCGCACGAACGCGGCGAGCGGCCCGGGCGGCGCCAGCACGTGGCCGGCGGCTACGCCGAGTGCGGGTATGCGGTCGCGCCGGCGGTCGTCGTCCCCGTCGGTCCAGCCGTACCAATCCTCGGTGGGCCCATACGCGAAGGCCGCGCGCGGATGGCGCTCCAGCAGCGCCAGCATCCCGGCCAAGTGCCCGGGCAGCCATACATCGTCGGCGTCGAGCAGTGCCACATAGCCGCCGCGCGCATGGCGGAGCCCGAGGTTCCGCGTGGCGCTGGCGCCGTGGTTCGGGCCGCGCGGATGCGCGAGCGCGCGGATTCGCGCGGGATCCGCGGCGGCCCAGCGGACGGCGAGCGCAAGGCTCTCGTCGCGTGAGCCGTCATCGATGAGCAGCAGCTCCCACGCGGTGTGCGTCTGCGCGAGCACGCTCCGGACGGTCTCGTCCAGGAAGCGCGCCGCGTTGAACATCGGCGTGATGATTGACACTAGCGGCGGCGCGTACATCGCCGGCTCAGAAGACCCGCGCGCCGTGGCCGGGCCGCCCGGGCGGGCACGCGTCGCCCCGGCCGTGTTCGGCGAAGTACGCCCGCGCCGCCCGCGCATCGGCGAGCGTATCCGCGGTGTGACGGCGCGCATCGTAGACGACGAGTCGTCCGTAGGGATAGCGGGAGTCCTCACCGTACACCACGGTGTGCACCCCGTCATCCTCGACTCGGAGCGTGGGAGAGACGATGTCGGCTGCGAGCGTGGAATCGCCGTATGCGAGCTGGAGCGCGCCGCGCAGATCCCAAGGCGCCTCGAACACGGGCGCGGGCCCCACGTATCGACAGATGCCGTCGAGCACCAGCGCCGTGCCCGGCGCGAGCGTCGGAAACGAGCGCCGGATGTCGGCTACGACCCTGCGTGCGCGGCCGTACGCGGCTCCCCAATCGCGCGCGAGGCGCGCGCTCACGACGAACGCGCCGGCGCACGACGCGGCCGTGAGCCCGGCAAACGCGCGCGCCCGCCACGCCGCCGTTACACCCTTGGGCAGCCGCTCGGTCATCCACACCGCGATCCCGACCCAGGCGAGCGCGAGGCCCGCCGCCGACGCGATGGCCGT contains:
- a CDS encoding polysaccharide deacetylase family protein, producing the protein MTGRAVPILMYHLVTPSPATPFRKYAVTPRAFAAQMRWLAATGHRAILPDALVAAREGRAELPRHPVMITFDDGFRDCIDHALPALRARGFTAVFYLVAGFVGGRSEWLVAEKGVEYPLFGWDAARALERQGFACEAHSLTHHRLTTLGADACRHELVESRRVLERELGREVRHLAYPFGIYDERVRATAVEAGYRSACSVRAGISDAADDRFALHRVPVSGHDSLLDFVCRLRTARNWGETVRRATRRFGRRADESAAVSDLVP
- a CDS encoding methyltransferase domain-containing protein translates to MTSPIAERMRAIVEHHGPWTAHNIQLDEHTWTIGPEPTYDSLKLRRVMQIVSDNMRRPWPELRALDLACLEGQYALELARRGAQVVALEGREMNIEKARFAREALGADRADFRQEDVRGLSAARHGRFDVVLCLGILYHLDAPDVFEFVRRIGEVCDGFAVFDTHVSMTPRERREFGGRTYCGESWTEHRADANEAERLRKPWLSLDNPTSFKPTRASLFNLLSHHGFTSVYECQMPAEPAKPSDRLTLLALRGTPVELNVMPRVNAMPLEEWPERPTRGGLRPPHMGPGPSLIRRLTGALTGRDR
- a CDS encoding methyltransferase domain-containing protein, whose amino-acid sequence is MPGFLTSLEAALGGPDAAWRRRLRRLGRPAWLAPFRTRPASDVWGLDRGMPIDRFYIERFLAEHRGDIRGRVVEMQDRRYTDRFGTGVERADVLDISPNNPLATIVADLTAAHAVPGDAFDCFVLTQTLQFIYDVHAAVREVHRLLTPGGVVLATVPAVSRLAPVYGLERDYWRFTPAGCRALFGEAFGTDAVTVCGAGNVRAASAFLAGLAVEDLSRATLDAQDDAFPLIVTVRAVKRADTRNVTAPA
- a CDS encoding glycosyltransferase family A protein — encoded protein: MYAPPLVSIITPMFNAARFLDETVRSVLAQTHTAWELLLIDDGSRDESLALAVRWAAADPARIRALAHPRGPNHGASATRNLGLRHARGGYVALLDADDVWLPGHLAGMLALLERHPRAAFAYGPTEDWYGWTDGDDDRRRDRIPALGVAAGHVLAPPGPLAAFVRRDAPSPCTCSVVARRAAIDAAGGFEAEFPGMYDDQALYAKLLLTGPVVVADACTSRYRRHADSCYSTARATGRAPAERARYLEWLDAYLSERHPGERALARAVRRERWALRHPRLAPIARAIRLRRFTREP